From a single Cupriavidus taiwanensis LMG 19424 genomic region:
- a CDS encoding (Fe-S)-binding protein yields the protein MRVGLFHTCLVDLMRPEIGFSVLKLLEAAGCEVMVPEAQTCCGQPAYNSGERAVSRDLAEKFLREFEMFDYIVVPSGSCGGMIRHHYADLLRDDPELNGRYERLRERVYELTDFLASVVRVETLPSTFSGQITYHDSCSGLRELGVKQQPRALLSRLPGVQLTEMKDCEACCGFGGTFSVKYGNISTAIVDEKCANIRATGADAVVLGDLGCILNIEGRLRRTGDSRTRVLHIAQVLAGDA from the coding sequence ATGCGAGTCGGTCTGTTCCACACCTGCCTGGTGGACCTGATGCGCCCCGAAATCGGTTTTTCGGTGCTCAAGCTGCTGGAAGCCGCCGGCTGCGAGGTCATGGTGCCCGAGGCGCAGACCTGCTGCGGCCAGCCGGCCTACAACTCGGGGGAGCGCGCGGTATCGCGCGACCTGGCCGAGAAATTCCTGCGCGAATTCGAGATGTTCGATTACATCGTGGTGCCGTCGGGCAGTTGCGGCGGCATGATCCGGCATCACTACGCCGATTTGCTGCGTGACGATCCCGAACTGAACGGCCGCTACGAGCGCCTGCGCGAACGCGTGTACGAGCTGACCGACTTCCTGGCCAGCGTGGTCCGGGTCGAGACCCTGCCATCGACGTTCTCGGGCCAGATCACGTACCACGATTCGTGTTCCGGCCTGCGCGAACTGGGCGTCAAGCAGCAGCCGCGCGCCTTGCTGTCGCGCCTGCCCGGCGTGCAACTGACGGAGATGAAGGACTGCGAGGCCTGCTGCGGTTTCGGCGGCACGTTCTCGGTCAAGTACGGCAATATCTCCACGGCCATCGTCGACGAGAAGTGCGCCAACATCCGGGCCACGGGTGCCGATGCCGTGGTGCTTGGCGACCTGGGCTGCATCCTCAATATCGAAGGCCGCCTGCGCCGCACCGGCGACAGCCGCACGCGCGTGCTGCATATCGCGCAGGTGCTGGCAGGCGACGCCTGA
- a CDS encoding FadR/GntR family transcriptional regulator encodes MRTRTVTLTEQVTRQLRADIESGAYPVGSRLPTGRQLAEQYGVSAAVIREVTEHLRSQGFVESRQGVGCTVRSRTGASGFQLPREPELDAGELADLYDLRIDLEGAAAALAAVRRTDDDVAALAALLQRLQDRLYDPQPAADLDAAFHIGIAAATHNPYYRQLLQYLNLQLHQAVATARANTLRQPGLAETVHAEHEAIVAAIRRGDAGAARAAAVAHLQNAARRLGLALRARVDTAMASAASPAPLS; translated from the coding sequence ATGCGAACCCGCACCGTCACCCTTACCGAACAGGTCACGCGCCAGCTTCGCGCCGATATCGAAAGCGGCGCCTACCCCGTCGGCAGCCGCCTGCCGACCGGCCGGCAACTGGCCGAGCAATACGGCGTCAGCGCCGCCGTGATCCGTGAAGTGACGGAGCACCTGCGCTCGCAGGGCTTCGTCGAATCGCGCCAAGGGGTCGGCTGCACGGTGCGCTCGCGCACCGGCGCTTCGGGCTTCCAGCTGCCGCGCGAGCCCGAGCTCGACGCCGGCGAACTAGCTGACCTGTACGACCTGCGCATCGACCTGGAAGGCGCCGCCGCGGCGCTGGCCGCGGTGCGCCGCACCGATGACGACGTGGCCGCGCTGGCGGCATTGCTGCAGCGTCTGCAGGACCGGCTCTATGACCCGCAGCCGGCCGCCGACCTCGACGCGGCGTTCCATATCGGCATCGCCGCCGCCACGCACAATCCGTACTACCGCCAGCTGCTGCAATACCTGAACCTGCAGCTGCACCAGGCCGTTGCCACCGCGCGTGCCAATACGCTGCGCCAGCCGGGCCTGGCCGAGACCGTGCATGCCGAACACGAGGCGATCGTGGCTGCGATCCGCCGCGGCGATGCCGGCGCGGCACGCGCGGCGGCGGTGGCGCACCTGCAAAACGCCGCGCGCCGCCTCGGGCTTGCGCTGCGCGCGCGGGTCGACACAGCGATGGCGAGCGCTGCCAGCCCCGCACCTCTTTCCTGA
- a CDS encoding IclR family transcriptional regulator: MSDADKSPGKTSIQVIERMMTLLDALAQHADPVSLKELSLATGLHPSTAHRILNDMVACRFVDRSDPGSYRLGMRLLELGNLVKARLSVRDAALAPMRALHRVTGQTVNLSVRQGDEIVYIERAYSERSGMQVVRAIGGRAPLHLTSVGKLFLAADESARVRNYATRTGLAGHTRTSITDLAKLERELNWVRTNGYARDNEELELGVRCIAAGIYDDSRRLVAGLSLSAPADRLQDSWLQNLKDTALQISRGMGYVTEAAA, from the coding sequence ATGTCCGACGCAGACAAGTCACCCGGCAAGACGTCCATCCAGGTCATCGAGCGCATGATGACCCTGCTGGACGCCCTCGCGCAGCATGCCGACCCGGTCAGCCTGAAAGAGCTGTCGCTGGCCACCGGCCTGCATCCTTCCACCGCGCACCGCATCCTCAACGACATGGTTGCGTGCCGCTTCGTCGATCGCTCCGATCCCGGCAGCTACCGGCTCGGCATGCGGCTGCTGGAGCTGGGCAACCTGGTCAAGGCGCGCCTGTCGGTGCGCGACGCGGCGCTGGCGCCGATGCGCGCGCTGCATCGCGTCACCGGCCAGACCGTCAACCTGTCGGTGCGCCAGGGCGACGAGATCGTCTATATCGAGCGGGCGTACAGCGAGCGCTCCGGCATGCAGGTGGTGCGGGCCATCGGCGGCCGCGCCCCGCTGCACCTGACCTCGGTGGGCAAGCTGTTTTTGGCGGCCGACGAGTCGGCGCGCGTGCGCAACTACGCGACCCGCACGGGGCTGGCCGGCCACACCCGCACCTCCATCACCGACCTGGCCAAGCTGGAACGCGAACTGAACTGGGTGCGCACCAACGGCTATGCCCGCGACAACGAAGAGCTGGAGCTGGGCGTGCGCTGCATCGCCGCCGGCATCTATGACGACTCGCGCCGGCTGGTGGCCGGCTTGTCGCTGTCGGCGCCGGCAGACCGGCTGCAGGACAGCTGGCTGCAGAACCTGAAGGACACGGCCCTGCAGATCTCGCGCGGCATGGGGTACGTGACCGAAGCCGCCGCCTGA